One genomic window of Vicugna pacos chromosome 18, VicPac4, whole genome shotgun sequence includes the following:
- the LOC102530971 gene encoding cysteine-rich protein 1: MPECPKCDKEVYFAERVTSLGKNWHRPCLKREKCGKTLTSGGHAEHEGKPYRNHPCYAAMFGPKGFGRGGAESHTFK, translated from the coding sequence ATGCCCGAGTGCCCCAAGTGCGACAAGGAGGTGTACTTTGCTGAGCGGGTGACCTCCCTCGGAAAGAATTGGCATCGGCCTTGCCTGAAGCGTGAGAAATGTGGAAAGACGCTGACCTCAGGGGGTCACGCCGAGCATGAAGGCAAGCCCTATCGCAACCACCCCTGCTATGCTGCCATGTTCGGACCCAAAGGCTTTGGGCGTGGTGGAGCTGAGAGTCACACTTTCAAGTGA